From a region of the Armatimonas rosea genome:
- a CDS encoding ABC transporter ATP-binding protein, whose protein sequence is MQLSAQSIRVSSLLQELTLSLSEGQLTGIIGPNGAGKTTLLRCLSGDLAVHAGEIVLAGIPLQRWSSHERAERLAYLPQSTSVTFAFTVEELVGLRARSEELREQALDTMELPALRERPLTSLSGGEQRRAAIARVLAQGAPCLLLDEPLTHLDPRYQRRLLLYLQAHCQQGGSAALVLHDLRLARKWCDRLALLVGGGLLAEGTPEELLTTKVLEEVFGVPGSFLA, encoded by the coding sequence ATGCAGCTCTCCGCGCAGTCCATTCGAGTCAGCTCCTTGCTTCAGGAGCTGACTCTTTCCCTTTCAGAAGGGCAGCTCACCGGAATCATCGGCCCCAATGGAGCGGGCAAGACGACCCTCCTGCGCTGTCTCAGTGGAGATCTCGCCGTTCACGCAGGGGAGATTGTCCTTGCCGGGATCCCTCTTCAGCGATGGAGTAGCCACGAGCGGGCCGAGCGTCTCGCGTATCTCCCCCAGAGTACGAGTGTCACCTTTGCCTTCACGGTAGAGGAGCTTGTCGGGCTCCGGGCTCGGTCAGAAGAGCTGCGGGAGCAGGCACTCGACACCATGGAGCTCCCTGCTCTGCGGGAGCGCCCGCTAACAAGCCTCTCCGGTGGGGAGCAGCGACGCGCGGCGATTGCACGGGTGTTGGCACAAGGAGCGCCTTGCCTCCTGCTCGATGAGCCGCTCACCCACCTCGACCCGCGCTACCAGCGACGGCTCCTGCTGTACCTGCAGGCGCACTGTCAACAAGGGGGGAGTGCCGCCCTGGTCCTGCACGATCTCCGCCTAGCACGGAAGTGGTGCGACCGCCTGGCTCTCCTGGTCGGGGGAGGGCTCCTGGCAGAGGGGACTCCCGAAGAGCTCCTCACCACCAAGGTACTGGAAGAGGTCTTCGGGGTCCCCGGGTCTTTCCTCGCTTAA
- a CDS encoding RNA polymerase sigma factor, with product MLGELLTRRHEGRLELKTVFDAHKDRVFSTALACLSGDQAAAEDATQEVFVRLSSKLGQFRGEAKLTTWLHRVTVNICRDELRRRQRAQRLVPEPAAVSEFSARRELHEALESLPEALRAPILLRYFEGLSYDEIADALGCPSGTVATRLHRGLKRLEKYLGEEPSSP from the coding sequence ATGCTTGGAGAGCTACTCACCCGCCGCCACGAGGGACGCCTAGAGCTAAAGACGGTCTTTGATGCCCACAAAGACCGTGTCTTTAGCACCGCGCTCGCCTGCCTGAGCGGGGATCAAGCGGCGGCGGAAGATGCGACCCAGGAGGTCTTTGTGCGACTTTCCAGCAAGCTAGGGCAGTTTCGGGGAGAGGCAAAGCTCACGACATGGCTGCACCGGGTGACCGTCAATATCTGCCGCGACGAGCTCCGGCGGCGGCAGCGTGCCCAGCGCCTCGTCCCCGAGCCCGCCGCCGTGAGCGAGTTTTCCGCACGCCGAGAGCTTCATGAAGCCTTGGAGAGCCTCCCGGAAGCCCTGCGAGCGCCGATCCTCCTGCGCTACTTCGAGGGCCTGAGCTACGACGAGATCGCGGACGCACTGGGCTGTCCTTCGGGAACCGTGGCGACACGCCTACACCGGGGGCTAAAGCGCCTCGAAAAGTACTTAGGAGAGGAGCCTTCATCACCATGA
- a CDS encoding SDR family NAD(P)-dependent oxidoreductase produces the protein MSFLSSVLLSPPRCRQVAQLRAAVAGKTVLITGASFGIGEATALLLAEAGAEVLLIARSAEKLEALVAQIRAQGGRATAYPADLYTLETLPALLATITSHHPKIELLICNAGKSIRRRATESFGRDDLARSLALNLTGPAQLVATLVPLMQAHGGGQVVSVSTVVARLPGAPRWGTYQGSKGGFDLWFRSVAGELRPQKIVLSSVYLPLVRTRMSAASGLFDRVPALTAHEAAQVLAYAIVRRADRVAPWWLRPCELLATLLPTLVERTLTWGDQRSP, from the coding sequence ATGTCGTTTCTGTCGAGTGTCTTGCTCTCGCCGCCGCGCTGTCGGCAGGTAGCGCAGCTGAGAGCGGCGGTGGCGGGAAAGACAGTTCTCATCACGGGGGCCTCGTTTGGGATCGGGGAGGCGACTGCGCTCTTGCTGGCGGAGGCGGGGGCGGAGGTGCTCCTGATCGCCCGGAGCGCGGAGAAGCTTGAGGCCCTCGTCGCGCAGATTCGCGCCCAAGGCGGCAGGGCCACGGCCTACCCTGCGGATCTCTACACGCTCGAGACTCTCCCGGCGCTCCTGGCGACCATCACTTCCCACCACCCCAAGATCGAGCTACTTATCTGCAATGCGGGCAAGTCGATCCGCCGCCGCGCCACGGAGTCGTTCGGCCGGGACGATCTCGCGCGCTCGCTGGCACTGAACCTCACGGGCCCCGCGCAGCTTGTCGCAACCCTGGTGCCGCTGATGCAAGCGCACGGCGGCGGTCAAGTCGTGAGTGTCTCGACCGTTGTGGCACGGCTCCCCGGAGCGCCACGCTGGGGGACCTACCAAGGGAGCAAGGGCGGCTTCGACCTCTGGTTTCGGAGTGTTGCCGGGGAGCTCCGGCCGCAAAAGATCGTGCTCTCGTCGGTCTATCTCCCGCTGGTGCGCACCCGGATGAGCGCCGCCAGTGGCCTCTTCGACCGCGTGCCCGCCCTGACCGCCCACGAGGCCGCGCAGGTGCTCGCCTATGCGATCGTGCGCCGTGCAGACCGAGTCGCTCCCTGGTGGCTCCGCCCCTGCGAGCTCCTGGCAACTCTCTTACCGACCCTGGTTGAGCGCACCCTCACCTGGGGAGACCAGCGCTCCCCATGA
- a CDS encoding HAD family hydrolase, whose protein sequence is MGRLKGIVFDLDDTLVNSTAAMHAAITATLPLLPGTTPLALASALKQGYQNLWGYPSDGYQQLKTLPPEELRHALTVEALGLLGFSDQSLIAAVRERYQTTEDSLLQPLPGAIALLTALKEDFRLGIITNGPSLFQRAKLTQVGLDSFFEVVVADVDFGAPKPDPALFAYTAGLLGLEKSELLFAGDSVEADIAGANAAGWCSVYVGSAACEEATYSLRALEEILTLEPVREVQMRKRLASEPKVADTRVTSAG, encoded by the coding sequence ATGGGCCGCCTGAAGGGGATCGTCTTCGATCTCGATGATACACTCGTCAACTCCACCGCCGCGATGCACGCCGCGATCACCGCGACCCTGCCGCTCCTGCCCGGCACCACTCCCTTGGCGCTGGCGAGCGCTCTCAAGCAGGGCTATCAGAACCTCTGGGGCTATCCCAGCGATGGCTACCAGCAACTAAAGACCCTCCCCCCCGAGGAGCTTCGTCACGCACTCACGGTCGAGGCGCTGGGACTGCTGGGATTCTCCGACCAAAGCCTCATCGCGGCCGTGCGGGAGCGCTACCAGACCACCGAGGATTCTCTCCTGCAGCCTCTCCCCGGAGCGATTGCGCTGCTGACTGCGCTCAAGGAAGACTTTCGCCTCGGCATCATCACCAATGGTCCCTCCCTCTTTCAGCGGGCCAAGCTCACTCAGGTCGGGCTGGACTCGTTCTTTGAGGTGGTCGTCGCCGATGTGGACTTTGGTGCACCCAAGCCCGATCCCGCGCTCTTTGCCTACACGGCGGGGCTGTTAGGGCTGGAGAAAAGTGAACTACTGTTTGCAGGAGACTCGGTCGAGGCCGATATCGCCGGGGCGAACGCAGCGGGCTGGTGCAGCGTCTATGTGGGTAGTGCTGCCTGTGAGGAGGCAACCTACTCTCTTAGAGCACTCGAGGAAATCCTGACTCTAGAGCCCGTTCGTGAGGTACAAATGAGAAAAAGACTTGCATCTGAGCCAAAGGTCGCCGATACTAGAGTAACAAGCGCTGGCTAG
- a CDS encoding S1C family serine protease, translated as MAGIRLLNRPAATLGTLLAGAVAGACLTARGGSVESLLPGKAAVAAPPYSADKEPIVQAARLASPSVVAIDTTAKQSRTVFDSREDWFFGRGRRETQEVPTGSGSGVLLEGGYVLTNQHVVGDAVQTGGKITITLTDGRAFSAQPVGADRATDVALLKVQNPSRLPEAQLGENDSLQPGQTVLAIGNPVGLSHSVSAGVVSALGRPLVLEDRTYENLIQTDTAINPGNSGGALVDLAGKVVGINTLVRTDAQNIGFAIPIKTAMQIVDELKRNGKVRRPFDGIVPTELTARLTRMLRLPSETKGIVVRAVYRDSPAADAGLQQGDVLVSLAGQAISDEASYRRALAGLRIGQTVEAVVIRDNQQGTVKLRLAEAP; from the coding sequence ATGGCAGGTATTCGATTACTGAATCGGCCCGCGGCGACTCTGGGGACGCTGCTGGCAGGAGCGGTGGCAGGGGCGTGTCTGACGGCACGGGGGGGGAGCGTCGAGTCGCTCCTGCCAGGCAAGGCCGCGGTGGCGGCTCCGCCCTACTCCGCAGACAAAGAGCCCATTGTGCAGGCCGCGCGCCTTGCCTCACCCTCGGTGGTGGCGATCGACACGACCGCAAAACAGAGCCGGACGGTCTTTGACAGCCGAGAGGACTGGTTCTTTGGCCGGGGGCGGCGCGAGACACAAGAGGTCCCGACCGGCTCGGGCTCGGGGGTCTTGCTGGAGGGGGGCTATGTCCTCACCAACCAGCATGTCGTGGGCGATGCCGTGCAGACCGGGGGGAAGATCACGATCACCCTCACCGATGGCCGTGCCTTCTCTGCCCAGCCGGTGGGAGCGGACCGTGCGACCGATGTGGCACTCCTGAAGGTGCAGAACCCATCGCGGCTCCCCGAGGCACAGCTAGGAGAGAACGACTCGCTCCAGCCGGGGCAGACCGTGCTAGCGATCGGAAATCCGGTCGGGCTCTCGCACTCGGTCTCGGCGGGCGTGGTCTCGGCGCTGGGGCGACCCCTGGTGCTGGAGGACCGGACCTACGAGAACCTGATCCAGACCGATACCGCGATCAACCCGGGCAACTCGGGCGGGGCACTGGTGGACCTGGCAGGCAAGGTTGTCGGGATCAACACCCTCGTGCGCACCGATGCCCAGAATATCGGCTTTGCTATCCCCATCAAGACCGCGATGCAGATCGTCGACGAGCTCAAGCGCAATGGGAAGGTTCGCCGCCCCTTTGATGGCATCGTCCCAACGGAGCTGACGGCGCGTCTGACACGCATGCTACGGCTTCCGTCAGAGACCAAGGGAATTGTGGTGCGTGCGGTCTACCGGGACTCTCCGGCCGCAGACGCGGGGCTCCAGCAGGGCGATGTCCTGGTGAGCCTGGCGGGTCAAGCGATTAGTGATGAGGCGAGCTACCGGCGGGCCCTTGCGGGGCTACGGATCGGCCAGACTGTTGAGGCGGTCGTGATCCGCGACAACCAGCAGGGGACGGTCAAGCTACGGCTGGCGGAGGCACCCTAG
- a CDS encoding FecR domain-containing protein, with amino-acid sequence MNKDLPPSTQVERRLQEAASLTPAPEGLWERLESRQSARLPRKRHFALGVAVVMAAAVGAGFFMLRPHAPPSAWYLNGRPLALGEALEAKRQPLTLTAAGVGSVQLQPQGRLRVLESHKTRQRLALDSGMLKVKVSAPPRLFVVETPFATATDLGCEYTLSASDEPWLYFFRRRLGSALRVVSGYVELEDKNKNVVLVPAGALVVITRDSHQTLPAFEAASSAVFTYDSTHALAPLLEALKKPEDTLTLFHLLPRVSGAERTAVLDKLLTFTTLPRGVTRAQVLALDSHALALWRDKLKLLWGGASQLGI; translated from the coding sequence ATGAACAAAGACTTACCCCCAAGCACGCAGGTCGAACGCCGTCTCCAAGAAGCCGCGTCACTTACCCCCGCGCCCGAGGGGCTCTGGGAGCGCCTGGAGAGCCGACAGAGCGCGAGGCTACCTCGGAAGCGCCACTTTGCGCTCGGGGTGGCTGTGGTTATGGCTGCCGCAGTGGGCGCGGGATTTTTTATGCTTCGGCCTCACGCGCCGCCCTCCGCCTGGTACCTGAACGGCCGCCCTCTCGCTCTGGGAGAGGCGCTGGAGGCCAAGCGTCAGCCCTTGACCCTCACGGCGGCGGGCGTGGGCAGTGTTCAGCTCCAGCCCCAAGGCAGGCTCCGGGTGCTCGAGAGCCACAAAACCCGCCAGCGCCTCGCGCTCGACTCCGGCATGCTGAAGGTGAAGGTCAGTGCGCCGCCGCGGCTCTTTGTGGTGGAGACCCCTTTTGCCACGGCGACCGACCTCGGCTGTGAGTACACGCTCTCCGCCAGCGACGAGCCCTGGCTCTATTTTTTCCGGCGTCGTCTTGGCTCCGCGCTACGGGTGGTCTCTGGCTATGTTGAGCTGGAAGATAAGAATAAAAACGTCGTTCTCGTGCCGGCGGGTGCCCTTGTCGTGATCACACGCGATAGCCACCAGACCCTCCCCGCCTTCGAGGCGGCGTCTTCCGCTGTCTTCACCTACGACAGCACCCATGCGCTTGCCCCCCTTCTGGAGGCTCTCAAAAAGCCCGAGGACACGCTCACGCTCTTTCACTTACTGCCACGAGTCAGCGGTGCGGAGCGCACCGCGGTTCTCGACAAGCTCTTGACCTTCACGACCCTCCCAAGAGGCGTCACCCGCGCGCAGGTGCTCGCGCTCGACTCACACGCCCTCGCGCTCTGGCGCGACAAGCTTAAGCTACTGTGGGGAGGCGCCTCACAGCTTGGAATCTAG
- a CDS encoding AMP-binding protein, whose translation MSLLRALLGPRPLVAVFSFLAAYLRHGGSLYTLVAWRARQTPEALALVEPEGTRTFAELEQQASRWATRLALQKPGIVGILCRNHAAFVEVLLACGKLGVEAVLLHTHFTAEQLTRRKLDVLVCDREFAALAAGQNTLFTDMALPPPRATPPRRGRASLTILTSGTTGAAKPVRRRPTLTQALRMARALLTQLTLRPGEPTLLTLPLLHGHGLATLALSLVLGSPLYLFPRATARDFLQCIEAHAIQVVVLVPTILYRLLQEPGAWELSSLRVLVCGSAPLEGRLATAALERFGPTLFNLYGSSEAGVISLATPADLQLAPESVGRVLPGVRVELLNERDVPVAVGEWGRVCVGGEQVVGGKRFETGDRGRFDTEGRLYLQGRLDDLLICGGENVFPQTIEAAVCQNLPSVLECAAVGVPDPEFGQAIQLFVVLKPGYETSAAALLDQLRPLFPRAVRPRSVTILEALPRNLSGKLLRRELR comes from the coding sequence ATGAGCCTGCTCCGCGCTCTACTCGGGCCTCGTCCTCTCGTAGCGGTGTTCTCATTTTTAGCCGCCTACCTGCGGCACGGCGGCTCGCTCTACACCCTGGTCGCCTGGCGCGCACGCCAGACCCCCGAGGCGCTCGCACTGGTCGAGCCGGAGGGGACACGGACCTTCGCAGAGCTGGAGCAGCAAGCGAGTCGCTGGGCAACACGGCTCGCTCTCCAGAAACCTGGAATTGTTGGGATTCTCTGTCGCAACCACGCGGCCTTTGTCGAGGTTCTCTTGGCCTGCGGGAAGCTGGGCGTGGAGGCAGTCTTGCTCCACACCCACTTTACGGCCGAGCAGCTCACGCGGCGCAAGCTGGATGTCCTGGTCTGTGACCGGGAGTTTGCCGCGCTCGCTGCGGGGCAAAACACGCTCTTTACCGATATGGCACTGCCCCCGCCCCGCGCCACGCCTCCCCGCCGCGGTCGAGCGAGCCTGACGATCCTGACCTCGGGGACCACCGGAGCGGCCAAGCCCGTTCGCCGCCGCCCGACCCTGACCCAGGCCCTGCGCATGGCACGCGCACTGCTGACCCAGCTGACGCTTCGTCCGGGTGAGCCGACGCTTTTAACCCTCCCCTTGCTCCATGGCCATGGCCTGGCAACCCTTGCACTGAGCTTGGTCTTGGGCTCGCCGCTCTATCTGTTTCCACGGGCCACCGCGCGGGACTTTCTCCAGTGTATCGAGGCCCACGCCATCCAAGTGGTCGTGCTGGTTCCGACAATCCTCTACCGTCTCCTGCAAGAGCCCGGCGCGTGGGAGCTCTCGTCGCTGCGGGTGCTGGTCTGTGGCTCCGCGCCACTGGAGGGACGGCTCGCCACGGCGGCACTGGAGCGCTTTGGCCCGACTCTCTTCAACCTCTACGGCTCCAGTGAGGCGGGCGTGATCTCGCTGGCAACCCCGGCGGACCTGCAACTCGCTCCGGAGAGCGTGGGGCGGGTGCTGCCAGGGGTGCGCGTGGAGCTCCTCAATGAGCGCGATGTCCCCGTTGCCGTGGGGGAGTGGGGGCGGGTCTGTGTCGGTGGGGAGCAGGTCGTGGGAGGAAAGCGCTTCGAGACCGGCGACCGGGGGCGCTTCGACACAGAGGGCCGTCTCTACCTGCAAGGCCGCCTCGATGACCTGCTGATCTGCGGCGGGGAGAATGTCTTTCCCCAGACAATCGAAGCGGCGGTCTGCCAGAACCTCCCGAGTGTCCTGGAGTGCGCCGCGGTGGGGGTGCCCGATCCGGAGTTTGGGCAGGCGATCCAGCTCTTTGTGGTGCTAAAACCGGGCTACGAGACCTCCGCCGCTGCCCTGCTCGACCAGCTGAGGCCCCTCTTTCCGCGGGCTGTGCGTCCTCGGAGCGTGACGATTCTAGAGGCGCTTCCTCGGAATCTCTCCGGCAAGCTCCTGCGACGGGAGCTACGCTAG
- a CDS encoding serine hydrolase domain-containing protein, with amino-acid sequence MTQESKLEELRAKHGLPALGMVAVVDGKPQEVGVVGMRKWEGTERVLPGDAFHLGSETKAMTATLIGQLIDKGKLTLKSTLGELLPETPSAWKATTIETLLAHQAGLTRDEPKGKNLLYLHQFTGPLMQQRARWYRERLADLPDETVGKYQYANAGYAILGVVVERLTGKPWEQLLTEGLWKQLGIRGGGFGAPPVVWQHLCEEKKPVPIDPREKADNPPLMGPAGRVHLPLGEWAKFVAAFADPDHQKILSPETMAALTTPVLGGEYNGGWVITSRGWGGGRVLTHAGSNTMNFCVAWVAPKRRFAALVATNIVGDEASKACDAAIGLMIRQYLKPGA; translated from the coding sequence ATGACACAAGAGAGCAAGCTGGAGGAGCTACGGGCAAAGCATGGCCTCCCCGCGCTAGGAATGGTCGCGGTGGTCGATGGCAAGCCCCAAGAGGTGGGCGTCGTGGGGATGCGCAAGTGGGAGGGAACCGAGCGCGTCCTTCCGGGCGATGCCTTTCACCTCGGCTCCGAGACCAAGGCGATGACCGCCACCCTGATTGGGCAGCTGATCGACAAGGGGAAGCTCACCCTGAAGAGCACCCTGGGCGAGCTTCTCCCCGAGACACCAAGCGCCTGGAAAGCCACGACAATCGAGACCCTGCTGGCACACCAAGCGGGGCTTACCCGCGATGAGCCCAAGGGCAAGAACCTGCTCTATCTCCACCAGTTCACGGGGCCTCTGATGCAGCAGCGCGCACGGTGGTACCGCGAGCGCCTCGCGGACCTCCCCGACGAGACCGTGGGGAAGTACCAGTACGCCAATGCGGGCTACGCCATCTTAGGAGTGGTTGTGGAGCGTCTGACGGGCAAGCCCTGGGAGCAGCTCCTTACGGAGGGGCTCTGGAAGCAGCTGGGAATCCGAGGCGGAGGGTTTGGTGCTCCGCCCGTGGTCTGGCAGCACCTGTGTGAGGAGAAGAAGCCCGTCCCCATCGACCCACGCGAGAAGGCCGACAACCCGCCGCTGATGGGGCCGGCAGGTAGGGTGCACCTCCCCCTGGGAGAGTGGGCGAAGTTTGTCGCGGCCTTTGCCGATCCGGACCATCAAAAAATCCTCTCCCCCGAGACCATGGCCGCACTCACCACCCCTGTCTTGGGCGGGGAGTACAACGGCGGCTGGGTGATTACGTCGCGTGGCTGGGGCGGAGGGCGCGTGCTGACCCATGCGGGGAGCAATACCATGAACTTCTGCGTCGCCTGGGTCGCTCCCAAGAGGCGCTTCGCGGCCCTTGTCGCCACGAATATTGTCGGGGACGAAGCCAGTAAGGCCTGCGATGCTGCGATTGGCCTGATGATTCGCCAGTACCTAAAGCCAGGTGCCTAG
- the phoU gene encoding phosphate signaling complex protein PhoU has translation MAKSKQPFEEELKELRRTLLEMGVAAEEMVGDAITALIRQNTELADAVIERDSLVDRLEHDVQEYCLRLLARKVASTSELRHITSALRVASDIERIADHAVDIAQAARRLSQEAIYKPLVDIPHLGEVAQNMLRTTLDAFVRRDRKLAPVLIAADDEADALYKHMRNELKQTLETDPHSVAQAISLLFVAHYLERVCDHCTNIAEQVSLTC, from the coding sequence GTGGCAAAGTCAAAACAACCATTTGAGGAAGAACTCAAGGAGCTCCGGCGAACCCTCCTCGAAATGGGAGTGGCCGCTGAGGAGATGGTGGGAGATGCCATTACCGCTCTCATTCGCCAGAACACCGAGCTTGCGGACGCTGTCATCGAGCGGGACTCTCTCGTAGACCGTCTTGAGCACGATGTGCAAGAGTACTGCCTGCGCCTGCTCGCACGAAAAGTGGCCTCCACCAGTGAGCTCCGCCATATTACCTCGGCGCTTCGGGTGGCGAGCGATATCGAGAGGATCGCGGACCACGCGGTCGATATTGCACAGGCGGCACGCCGGCTCTCTCAAGAGGCGATCTACAAACCCCTCGTCGATATTCCGCACCTGGGTGAGGTGGCGCAGAACATGCTCCGAACGACCCTAGATGCATTTGTGCGGCGAGATCGAAAGCTGGCTCCAGTCTTGATCGCGGCCGACGATGAAGCAGATGCGCTCTATAAACACATGCGTAACGAGCTCAAGCAGACCCTAGAGACCGACCCCCACTCTGTGGCGCAGGCGATCTCTCTCCTCTTTGTAGCGCACTATCTGGAGCGGGTCTGCGACCACTGCACCAATATCGCGGAGCAGGTAAGCCTCACGTGCTAG
- a CDS encoding TIGR00282 family metallophosphoesterase, which yields MRILFIGDIVGKPGREAVASLLPGLKEELAPELVIVNAENAAAGRGVTRAIVRALFASGVDVITTGNHVWARTEELGLLDDEPRVLRPGNYPPGSPGRGWGVFRTTRGNLIAVVNLIGRALMEPVDDPFRAIDDILAATALQTPLCFVDFHAETTSEKVAFGWHCAGRVSAVVGTHTHVQTADERILPGGTAYITDTGMCGPEDSVIGMEVEAALARFRTQLPHHLKVAEGVATLCGVVIDLDDQTGKAHSIQRLRRSEELYPREPQEKL from the coding sequence ATGCGGATACTGTTTATCGGGGATATTGTGGGAAAACCGGGCCGAGAGGCGGTGGCGAGCCTGCTTCCGGGCCTGAAAGAGGAGCTTGCGCCTGAGCTGGTGATTGTCAATGCGGAGAACGCGGCCGCCGGGCGTGGCGTGACCCGAGCGATCGTGCGGGCTCTCTTTGCCAGTGGAGTCGATGTGATCACGACCGGCAACCATGTCTGGGCCCGGACCGAGGAGCTGGGGCTGCTCGACGACGAGCCGCGGGTGCTTCGTCCTGGCAACTACCCACCGGGCTCACCGGGGCGCGGGTGGGGGGTCTTTCGCACCACACGCGGGAATCTTATCGCCGTGGTGAACTTAATTGGGCGGGCGCTGATGGAGCCGGTCGATGACCCGTTCCGCGCCATCGACGATATCCTGGCCGCTACGGCGCTCCAGACCCCGCTGTGTTTTGTGGACTTCCACGCCGAGACCACCAGTGAGAAGGTCGCTTTTGGCTGGCACTGCGCCGGGCGGGTCTCGGCGGTGGTGGGGACCCACACCCATGTTCAGACCGCCGACGAGCGCATCTTACCAGGGGGAACGGCCTACATCACCGATACGGGAATGTGTGGCCCCGAGGACTCGGTGATCGGGATGGAGGTGGAGGCGGCGCTGGCGCGGTTTCGCACGCAGCTCCCACACCACCTCAAGGTCGCCGAGGGAGTCGCAACCCTCTGCGGTGTCGTGATCGACCTCGACGACCAGACCGGCAAGGCCCATAGCATCCAGCGGCTTCGCCGGAGCGAGGAGCTCTACCCCCGCGAGCCCCAAGAGAAGCTCTAG
- the rnd gene encoding ribonuclease D gives MQPLTRQAELDAFCLELTSRLADDPRLALDTEFIRERTYEPVLELVQVGTADGTIALLDIPALGSLGALAPLLTDPKILKIFHAGGQDMEILTSLLGEMPQPFFDTQIAAAFSGYGTQVGYGALVQSVLKVRLSKEEGFSDWSRRPLTASMCSYAADDVRYLHSLHDRLMTRLQRRGRVSWAEEHTLRMLTAAAETTPIEDLWKKVGSKQGLSRRDLAVLQELALWRDDEARRRNKPRRTVLKDEPLVELAKRKPKTAAAVLELRAVNGVGSRQAEELVQAIQRGLEVPESEWPVVESSPPLDENGAALLELLSAVVKVRAMEEDLPPSLLAPADALRQLAIQRTPEIVGSLFSGWRGELLGEALKATLEGTLSVVWDAKQGRLACRTDSLA, from the coding sequence ATGCAGCCTCTCACCCGCCAAGCAGAGCTGGACGCTTTCTGTTTAGAGCTGACCTCTCGCCTCGCAGACGACCCACGCCTCGCGCTGGACACGGAGTTTATCCGTGAGCGCACCTACGAGCCCGTTCTGGAGCTGGTCCAGGTCGGAACTGCGGATGGGACGATCGCTCTGCTGGATATTCCCGCTCTGGGAAGCCTGGGTGCCCTCGCTCCCCTCCTCACCGACCCGAAGATTCTGAAGATCTTTCATGCGGGCGGACAGGACATGGAGATCCTCACCAGCCTCCTGGGCGAGATGCCCCAGCCCTTCTTCGATACCCAGATCGCGGCGGCGTTCTCGGGCTACGGCACGCAAGTTGGCTACGGGGCGCTGGTGCAGTCGGTGCTCAAGGTGCGGCTCTCCAAGGAAGAGGGGTTCTCGGACTGGTCGCGCCGCCCCCTGACCGCCTCGATGTGTAGCTACGCCGCCGACGACGTGCGCTACCTCCATAGCCTCCACGACCGCTTGATGACACGCCTCCAGCGCCGCGGCCGGGTCTCGTGGGCGGAGGAGCACACCCTGCGGATGCTGACGGCGGCGGCGGAGACCACGCCCATCGAAGACCTCTGGAAAAAAGTGGGGAGCAAGCAGGGGCTCAGCCGCCGGGACCTGGCGGTCCTGCAGGAGCTGGCGCTCTGGCGCGACGATGAGGCGCGGCGGCGCAACAAGCCCCGCCGCACCGTCCTCAAGGACGAGCCGCTGGTAGAGCTGGCCAAGCGCAAGCCCAAGACCGCCGCGGCCGTCCTCGAGCTCCGGGCGGTCAATGGCGTGGGCTCGCGCCAGGCCGAGGAGCTGGTGCAGGCGATCCAGCGCGGCCTAGAGGTCCCCGAGTCGGAGTGGCCTGTCGTGGAGTCGTCGCCGCCCTTGGACGAAAACGGAGCGGCGCTGCTGGAGCTGCTCTCCGCGGTGGTCAAGGTGCGTGCGATGGAAGAGGACCTGCCGCCCTCGCTCCTCGCCCCCGCCGATGCCCTGCGTCAGCTCGCCATCCAGCGCACCCCGGAGATTGTCGGCTCACTCTTCTCGGGCTGGCGCGGTGAGCTTTTAGGGGAGGCTCTCAAAGCGACCCTGGAGGGAACGCTCTCGGTGGTCTGGGACGCCAAGCAGGGGCGCCTCGCCTGCCGCACCGATAGCCTAGCGTAG